The Candidatus Neomarinimicrobiota bacterium genome contains the following window.
AAGGATGCGTTTATCCATATCATCAAGACCATACTCATCGACATTTAACATGCCAAGCGCATCGTCAGCAATTTGCTTATTGATGGAGCCATTGCTCTTAACCTGGGCAAAATCTCTTGTCCGTCTTAAAAGCCGATTGGCAATACGTGGTGTACCTCGGCTGCGACGAGCCAATTCCAACGCGCCTTCATCATCAATGGGAACATTCAAAATATTTGCTGAACGTTTTATAATATGCTGCAATTGCTCAGCTTCGTAAAAATCCATTCTAAGCACTACCCCAAATCGAGCACGCATGGGTGGCGTTAGAAGTCCAGCCCGAGTCGTGGCACCAACCAGAGTGAATGGCTCCAGATTCAACTGAACACTTCTGGCGCTGGGACCTTTATCAATCATGATGTCAATGCGGTAATCTTCCATGGCTGAATAGAGATATTCTTCAACGATGTGATTCAATCTATGGACCTCATCAATAAAGAAGACATCTCTATCTTCAAGATTAGTTAGGAGGCCAGCCAGATCAGCTGCTTTGTCCAGGACTGGTCCGGAAGTGATTTTGATATTCACTCCCAATTCTTTTGCCACCAGCATGGCCAGGGTGGTTTTTCCCAGACCGGGAGGGCCAAACAAGAGGACGTGATCAAGAGCTTCATTGCGCTGTTTAGTAGCTTCGATGAATATCTTCAGTTGAGCAACAACATCTTCTTGACCCACAAAATCTTCCAGGCTCTGTGGTCTCAGAGCACGGTCAAATTCCTGTTCTTCAGTCAATTGGTGGGGTTGTGTTAAATCACTCATCTTTTCAATCTACGCTTGTCTCTCTCTCGTTTTGGGTTTCTGGAACTTTTACTCAAAAATGTGCCGGCAAATATAGTCGGTGAGGGTGCCTGTTTCCAAGTGAAGCCTTGGCAGTGCAAAACTGTATCCTGTTATACACTTCACCTATTTTGACGATTCTGCGAAAGCCAACACATGTTTATCCGGGTCCAGGCAATAGCCTGCTCGATCACCCCAATCCTGCACTGCCACATCTACTAGAGGTTTTGCGCCGGATTGTATCGCCCGATCCAAATAGCGCTTTGCATCATCAACTATAAAATACAACTCAGCTCGTGGAGTGGTGGGTTCATGTTCCTGAATGACCTCGTCTCCTAAAAGCTGTTTAACACCAGAGATAGGCATCAGGCCCAAAACCAATCCATTCCCTATTCGAAATTCCGTCATTCCAGGCACATCAAGGGTTGGCTTGGTTTGAAGGACGGATTGATAGAACACCCTGGCTGCTTTCTGGTCAGAAACATAAAGGATGGTCATACCCGAGTTAATCATAATACTACCACTATTTGGCCAGCATCTCTTTCAGATAGTGACCTGTATACGATTGCTTCACCCTGGCAACTTGCTCTGGAGTTCCAGAAGCCAGTAATTCACCACCACCATCACCACCCTCAGGTCCCAGATCAATTACATGATCAGCCGATTTGATGACATCAAGATTATGCTCAATCACCAATACCGTGTTACCTTTGTCAACCAGGCGGTCCAACACGGATAGGAGCATCTTTACATCTTCAAAGTGAAGTCCGGTTGTTGGTTCATCCAGGATATAGAAGGTGCGACCCGTTCCCACCTTGCTAAGTTCGGTGGCAAGCTTAACCCGTTGGGCTTCTCCACCAGATAAGGTGGTCGCCTGTTGTCCCAGCTTGATATAGCCCAGACCAACTTCAACCAGCGTTTTTAGTTTTCGCTTCAAGGCTGGTATGGCTTTAAAGAACCCATAAGCCTCTTCCACAGACATATCCAGTATTTCTGCGATATTCTTTTTCTTGTACTGTATTTGCAATGTTTCTCTGTTGTAGCGCTTTCCCTTACAATCCTCGCACTGCACATATACATCAGGTAAAAAGTGCATTTCTATCTTTCGGATGCCGTCTCCCTGACAACTTTCACAACGTCCCCCCTTTACGTTAAATGAGAAGCGACCAGGTTTATAGCCACGCAATTTAGCCTCAGGCAGCTGAGAGAAGAGATCTCTGATGAAGGTGAATGAGCCAGTATAAGTTGCCGGGTTGGACCGGGGGGTTCGACCAATGGCGGACTGATCAATATTGATAACTTTGTCAATATATGCGAGACCTTCGACTCGATCAAACGGGAGGGTTGTGATCTTTGTATTATAAATGGAGCGTGCCATGGCAGGGTAGAGTGTTTGATTAATAAGCGATGATTTTCCCGATCCTGATACACCTGTTACACAAATGAACTTGCCCAATGGGAAATCGATGTCGAGTTTTTGAAGATTATTTCCTCGGGCTCCAAACAGGCTAATCTTACTGTTTTTCCCTTCACGTCTCTGAAGGGGAACTGGTATGGACAATTCACCTGATAAATATTTAGCAGTGAGTGACCTTTTGTTTTTTAAGAAAGTTTTTGGTGGGCCTATGGCCACAATCTCTCCACCGTGTTCACCGGCACCGGGCCCCATGTCCACCAGGATGTCTGCTTCTTCCATGGTTTCCTGGTCATGCTCGATGACCAGAACTGTATTTCCCAGATCGCGCAAATGCTTCAAGGTTTCAATAAGTCGACGATTGTCTCTTTGGTGAAGACCTATGGAGGGTTCATCTAAAATATAAAGAACCCCTACTAA
Protein-coding sequences here:
- the ruvB gene encoding Holliday junction branch migration DNA helicase RuvB produces the protein MSDLTQPHQLTEEQEFDRALRPQSLEDFVGQEDVVAQLKIFIEATKQRNEALDHVLLFGPPGLGKTTLAMLVAKELGVNIKITSGPVLDKAADLAGLLTNLEDRDVFFIDEVHRLNHIVEEYLYSAMEDYRIDIMIDKGPSARSVQLNLEPFTLVGATTRAGLLTPPMRARFGVVLRMDFYEAEQLQHIIKRSANILNVPIDDEGALELARRSRGTPRIANRLLRRTRDFAQVKSNGSINKQIADDALGMLNVDEYGLDDMDKRILKALIEKFEGGPVGLNSLSVAVGEEANTLEEVYEPFLIMEGFLVRTARGRQATPQAYRHLGFVLKAELPQTNMFQRKKE
- a CDS encoding glyoxalase, giving the protein MTILYVSDQKAARVFYQSVLQTKPTLDVPGMTEFRIGNGLVLGLMPISGVKQLLGDEVIQEHEPTTPRAELYFIVDDAKRYLDRAIQSGAKPLVDVAVQDWGDRAGYCLDPDKHVLAFAESSK